The Streptomyces achromogenes genome window below encodes:
- a CDS encoding NCS1 family nucleobase:cation symporter-1 → MSLADSAEVTGAPAFVPDPRLTNEDLAPADKRNWKVFDLFAMWMSDVHNLGNYTFAAGLLVLGMNVWQIFTSLLVGFVLIYVGMNWMGRIGQRHGVPFPVVSRISFGVWGANIPALIRAVIAIMWYGIQTYLASVAVNVMLLAAWPGLESWTHSSFLGLDALGWVSFVSLWLIQALIISQGMESVRKFQDFCGPAIWMVMIALAVWVLSKAGWTISLTSTPHPVSVGEQWRQWFGAIGLILATYGTLMLNFCDFSRFAPDYRTVRRGNFWGLPLNSTAFVVVSVIVTAGSLEVFGEAITDPAELVAKVGNTWVLVLGALTFAVATMGVNIVANFVSPAYDLANVWPQKITFKVGGMISTVAALVVTPWNLFSNPTVVNYFLGGLGAFLGPLFGVIMVDYYWVKRGRVDVQELFDGRPGSRYYYRKGVNPRALWAFLPSAAVAAVLALVKTFSDVAPYSWFIGTALGAGLYVLLCRDERTPGAVAVDEKPVEV, encoded by the coding sequence GTGTCCCTCGCCGACAGCGCCGAAGTCACCGGCGCGCCAGCGTTCGTCCCCGATCCCCGGCTCACCAACGAAGACCTCGCACCCGCCGACAAGCGGAACTGGAAGGTCTTCGACCTCTTCGCCATGTGGATGTCGGACGTCCACAACCTCGGCAACTACACCTTCGCCGCCGGTCTGCTGGTCCTCGGCATGAACGTCTGGCAGATCTTCACGTCGCTTCTCGTGGGCTTCGTGCTCATCTACGTCGGCATGAACTGGATGGGCAGGATCGGCCAGCGGCACGGGGTGCCCTTCCCGGTCGTCAGCCGTATCAGCTTCGGAGTCTGGGGAGCCAACATCCCGGCTCTCATCCGGGCCGTGATCGCCATCATGTGGTACGGCATCCAGACCTACCTCGCCTCGGTCGCCGTCAACGTGATGCTGCTGGCGGCCTGGCCGGGCCTCGAGTCCTGGACGCACAGCTCGTTCCTGGGCCTCGACGCGCTCGGCTGGGTGTCGTTCGTGTCGCTGTGGCTGATCCAGGCGCTGATCATCAGCCAGGGCATGGAGTCGGTGCGCAAGTTCCAGGACTTCTGCGGTCCGGCGATCTGGATGGTGATGATCGCGCTGGCGGTGTGGGTGCTGTCCAAGGCCGGCTGGACCATCTCGCTCACCTCCACCCCGCACCCGGTCTCCGTGGGGGAACAGTGGCGGCAGTGGTTCGGCGCGATCGGCCTGATCCTCGCCACCTACGGCACGCTGATGCTGAACTTCTGCGACTTCTCCCGCTTCGCGCCCGACTACCGGACGGTCCGGCGCGGCAACTTCTGGGGTCTGCCGCTCAACTCGACGGCCTTCGTGGTGGTTTCCGTGATCGTGACGGCCGGCTCGCTGGAGGTGTTCGGCGAGGCCATCACCGACCCGGCGGAACTGGTCGCCAAGGTCGGCAACACCTGGGTGCTCGTCCTGGGCGCGCTCACCTTCGCCGTCGCGACCATGGGCGTCAACATCGTGGCCAACTTCGTCTCGCCCGCGTACGACCTCGCCAACGTCTGGCCGCAGAAGATCACGTTCAAGGTCGGCGGCATGATCAGCACGGTTGCCGCCCTGGTCGTCACGCCCTGGAACCTCTTCTCCAACCCGACCGTCGTCAACTACTTCCTCGGCGGCCTCGGGGCCTTCCTCGGCCCCCTGTTCGGCGTGATCATGGTCGACTACTACTGGGTGAAGCGCGGCCGGGTCGACGTGCAGGAACTGTTCGACGGCCGGCCCGGCTCCCGGTACTACTACCGCAAGGGCGTCAACCCCCGCGCCCTGTGGGCGTTCCTGCCCTCCGCGGCGGTCGCGGCGGTCCTCGCGCTGGTGAAGACGTTCAGCGACGTCGCTCCCTATTCCTGGTTCATCGGGACGGCCCTCGGCGCCGGCCTCTACGTCCTGCTGTGCCGCGACGAGCGGACGCCCGGCGCCGTGGCCGTCGACGAGAAGCCGGTGGAGGTCTGA
- a CDS encoding GntR family transcriptional regulator encodes MTKIEPLGAVRERVLGALRQEIIAGSLRPGDRLVERELAERFGVSRVPVREAIRALVAEGFVLFETPRRTVVRPLSPTDVNELFELREALEVYAVGLAAARATPEDLAELRELLTRAASATEAGDAEAITDINTRFHDRLLAMAGNALLISVMEPVAGRLQWLTRRNEEWPQLLTEHQELYDAIASGDPDRARTHALHHVQANYRSTVRHLFGHVPEAPSSA; translated from the coding sequence ATGACGAAGATCGAACCGCTCGGAGCGGTGCGCGAACGGGTGCTGGGCGCCCTTCGGCAGGAGATCATCGCCGGCAGTCTCCGCCCCGGAGACCGACTCGTCGAGCGTGAGCTCGCCGAACGGTTCGGCGTCTCCAGAGTTCCGGTGCGGGAAGCCATCCGGGCCCTCGTGGCCGAAGGCTTCGTCCTGTTCGAAACCCCGCGCCGTACCGTCGTACGCCCCCTGAGCCCCACCGACGTCAACGAGCTCTTCGAACTGCGCGAGGCCCTGGAGGTCTACGCCGTCGGGCTCGCCGCCGCCCGCGCCACCCCGGAGGACCTCGCCGAGCTGCGCGAACTCCTGACACGGGCGGCGAGCGCCACCGAAGCCGGGGACGCCGAGGCGATCACCGACATCAACACCCGCTTCCACGACCGTCTCCTCGCGATGGCCGGCAACGCCTTGCTGATCTCGGTCATGGAACCCGTCGCCGGACGCCTGCAATGGCTCACCCGACGCAACGAGGAATGGCCCCAGCTCCTCACCGAACACCAGGAGCTCTACGACGCCATCGCTTCCGGCGACCCCGATCGCGCCCGCACCCATGCCCTCCACCATGTGCAGGCCAACTACCGCTCCACCGTGCGGCACCTCTTCGGGCACGTCCCCGAAGCCCCGTCGTCCGCCTGA
- a CDS encoding FUSC family protein codes for MFPRPHIPARAHAVLPPWLSHALRTQRGPVPWSAVTRGALSAGPLLLAALLAGQISLGVVAAIAAMLAGINDRPGSRRASVKRLGAPAFAGAAGLVVGTYGGDRLGAVALTAVLTGLGLVAGGMSAIGPVASAAGTQLLVGAAVGAGMPLPEAGWTRALAYLAGAGWLLALRLALPTPGALAGDFRFDGERDAVARVYDAVAELLDTVGTGRATERRAALTAALDHAQDALAGPRLRRRAGSAAERRLHAQYGAALPLAEAATALAWTGEPLSDRASVGPRRLADAVRRNAPTGPLPAPSRSAPALRALDDALLHAADAFDQGRGSDLHTRRRGARDLLRAAFGAGGREYGLRVALSFGAAVAVAQALYHSHGYGRHPHWYWLPATAVFLVKPDLGPLVSRVLCRAAGTVLGALLFAGFAAVLPRPEGLVALVAVCGALIPVATRHFAAQTAVATVLVLALVMVGGEPQASVSRIVETLLACAIVLIVGHLPMPAERGGQVRAQLATAADAAYAYLAHVLGGSDDGLVPGTFVLGGSDGGSVLGTSVLGGSDDGSVLGGSDDRSVRWTLRREAYRTLSEARTAIALAAHELPALARHSKGTDEVAAVLERLVDTATACAVHLDDTGRLTTRHRKRLTELLGELAAGSARVGLPGPAPSLPSATRANLSAPG; via the coding sequence GTGTTCCCGCGCCCGCACATTCCCGCTCGCGCACATGCCGTTCTGCCGCCCTGGCTCTCCCACGCCCTGCGCACCCAGCGCGGGCCGGTGCCGTGGAGCGCGGTCACCCGCGGAGCGCTGTCGGCCGGCCCCCTTCTCCTGGCCGCCCTGCTCGCCGGCCAGATCTCCCTCGGGGTCGTCGCCGCCATCGCCGCCATGCTCGCCGGGATCAACGACCGGCCCGGCAGCCGGCGTGCCTCCGTCAAGCGGCTGGGGGCGCCCGCGTTCGCCGGGGCGGCCGGACTGGTCGTCGGCACGTACGGCGGGGACCGGCTGGGGGCCGTCGCGCTGACGGCGGTCCTGACCGGCCTCGGGCTCGTCGCCGGCGGGATGAGCGCGATCGGGCCGGTCGCCTCCGCGGCGGGTACGCAGTTGCTGGTCGGCGCGGCGGTCGGGGCCGGGATGCCGTTGCCGGAGGCGGGATGGACGCGTGCCCTCGCCTACCTCGCGGGGGCGGGGTGGCTGCTGGCACTGCGGCTCGCCCTGCCCACGCCGGGCGCGCTGGCCGGCGACTTCCGCTTCGACGGGGAGCGGGACGCGGTGGCCCGCGTCTACGACGCCGTCGCGGAGCTGCTCGACACCGTCGGCACGGGGCGCGCCACCGAGCGCCGGGCCGCGCTCACCGCCGCCCTCGACCATGCCCAGGACGCCCTGGCCGGGCCCCGGCTGCGCCGCCGGGCGGGCTCCGCGGCCGAGCGGCGGCTGCACGCGCAGTACGGCGCCGCACTGCCGCTCGCCGAGGCCGCGACCGCGCTGGCCTGGACCGGGGAACCGCTCTCGGACCGGGCCTCCGTCGGACCCCGCCGGCTCGCCGACGCCGTACGCCGGAACGCGCCCACCGGCCCGCTGCCGGCGCCCTCCCGGTCCGCCCCCGCGCTGCGCGCCCTCGACGACGCCCTGCTGCACGCCGCCGACGCCTTCGACCAGGGGCGTGGAAGCGATCTGCACACCCGGCGGCGCGGCGCACGCGACCTGCTGCGCGCCGCGTTCGGGGCGGGCGGCCGCGAGTACGGGCTGCGGGTCGCGCTGTCCTTCGGCGCCGCCGTCGCCGTCGCCCAGGCCCTGTACCACTCGCACGGGTACGGGCGGCACCCGCACTGGTACTGGTTGCCCGCCACGGCCGTCTTCCTGGTGAAACCCGACCTCGGGCCCCTGGTGTCCCGGGTCCTCTGCCGGGCGGCGGGGACCGTGCTCGGTGCGCTGCTCTTCGCCGGCTTCGCCGCCGTGCTGCCCCGGCCGGAGGGACTGGTCGCGCTGGTCGCCGTATGCGGTGCGCTGATACCGGTCGCCACCCGGCACTTCGCCGCGCAGACCGCCGTTGCCACCGTCCTCGTGCTGGCGCTGGTGATGGTGGGCGGGGAGCCGCAGGCCTCGGTCAGCCGGATCGTGGAGACCCTGCTGGCCTGCGCGATCGTGCTGATCGTCGGGCATCTGCCGATGCCGGCGGAGCGCGGCGGGCAGGTGCGCGCCCAACTCGCCACGGCCGCGGACGCCGCCTACGCCTACCTCGCCCACGTCCTCGGCGGTTCCGACGACGGCTTGGTTCCCGGCACCTTTGTACTCGGCGGGTCGGACGGCGGCTCGGTTCTCGGAACCTCCGTACTCGGCGGTTCCGACGACGGCTCGGTTCTCGGCGGCTCCGACGACCGTTCCGTCCGCTGGACGCTGCGCCGGGAGGCCTACCGCACGCTTTCCGAGGCTCGCACCGCCATCGCTCTCGCCGCCCACGAACTGCCCGCGCTCGCCCGGCACTCGAAGGGCACGGACGAGGTCGCCGCCGTCCTGGAACGGCTCGTCGACACGGCCACCGCCTGCGCGGTCCACCTCGACGACACGGGACGGCTCACCACCCGGCACCGGAAACGCCTCACCGAGCTCCTCGGCGAACTCGCGGCGGGCAGCGCACGGGTGGGGCTGCCCGGCCCGGCGCCTTCCCTGCCTTCCGCGACGCGGGCGAACCTGTCCGCCCCGGGCTGA
- a CDS encoding DUF6343 family protein translates to MRTGSEPTTARSALRMRLWLSLWGLAWAVFGTAAFAVVGRTGWAAACGVLWLVITVDVVVVVRHLRQGPHYQPGRDVPPYRPPERRPW, encoded by the coding sequence ATGCGTACGGGCAGTGAGCCGACGACAGCGCGCAGTGCGCTGCGGATGCGTCTGTGGCTGTCCCTGTGGGGACTGGCCTGGGCGGTCTTCGGGACGGCCGCGTTCGCCGTGGTGGGGCGCACGGGGTGGGCGGCGGCCTGCGGGGTGCTGTGGCTGGTGATCACCGTCGACGTGGTGGTCGTCGTCAGGCACCTGCGGCAGGGCCCCCACTACCAGCCCGGCCGGGACGTTCCTCCGTACCGGCCGCCGGAGCGTCGTCCGTGGTGA
- a CDS encoding aspartate/glutamate racemase family protein has protein sequence MRIVVTNCNTTREMTEEIVRGARAAAGPGTAVTGLTPAWGPESAESWLDSYLSATAVMDALRTYDGPPYDAVVMAGFGEHGREGVRELVDVPVVDITEAAAHLACLLGRRYGVVTTLERSCGQIEDSLELAGVGRNCAAVVGTGLGVLDLGDSGRTQAAFLAAAERARQAGAEVLVLGCAGMTGLQRTVEDKLGLPVVDGVGAAVKLAEGLVGLGLTTSRAGSFAKPEPKGRTWRPARTDGPGPSVP, from the coding sequence GTGCGGATCGTCGTCACCAACTGCAACACCACGCGGGAGATGACCGAGGAGATCGTACGAGGCGCCCGGGCCGCGGCAGGCCCGGGCACCGCCGTGACCGGGCTGACCCCCGCGTGGGGGCCCGAGTCGGCGGAGAGCTGGCTGGACAGTTATCTCTCCGCGACGGCGGTCATGGACGCGCTGCGGACCTATGACGGACCGCCCTACGACGCCGTCGTCATGGCCGGTTTCGGCGAGCACGGCCGGGAGGGCGTGCGGGAGCTGGTCGACGTGCCCGTCGTCGACATCACCGAGGCCGCGGCGCATCTGGCGTGTCTGCTCGGGCGCCGGTACGGGGTGGTGACCACGCTGGAGCGCTCCTGCGGTCAGATCGAGGACAGCCTGGAGCTCGCCGGAGTGGGCCGCAACTGCGCCGCCGTCGTCGGCACCGGGCTCGGCGTTCTCGACCTCGGCGACTCCGGGCGCACCCAGGCTGCCTTCCTGGCCGCGGCCGAACGGGCCCGGCAGGCGGGGGCCGAGGTGCTGGTCCTCGGGTGCGCCGGGATGACGGGACTCCAGCGGACGGTGGAGGACAAGCTGGGGCTTCCGGTCGTCGACGGGGTGGGGGCGGCGGTGAAGCTGGCGGAGGGGCTGGTGGGCTTGGGCCTGACGACCAGCCGGGCGGGGAGCTTCGCGAAACCGGAGCCCAAGGGAAGGACATGGCGGCCCGCACGGACGGACGGCCCGGGGCCGTCCGTCCCGTGA
- the coaE gene encoding dephospho-CoA kinase, whose translation MLKVGLTGGIGAGKSEVSRLLVERGAVLIDADRIAREVVAPGTPGLAAVVDAFGKDVLTPDGTLDRPRLGSIVFADPERLALLNSIVHPLVGARSHDLETAAPDDAVVVHDVPLLTENGLAPLYDVVIVVDAGPDTQLDRLVRLRGMTEEDARARMAAQATRENRRAIADIVIDNDVPWAELEQRVQDVWDDLVRRAHARREASPE comes from the coding sequence ATGCTGAAGGTGGGCCTGACCGGCGGGATCGGCGCCGGCAAGAGCGAGGTGTCACGGCTGCTCGTCGAGCGAGGAGCCGTGCTCATCGACGCGGACCGCATCGCACGCGAGGTCGTCGCCCCGGGCACCCCGGGTCTCGCGGCGGTCGTCGACGCCTTCGGGAAGGACGTGCTGACGCCCGACGGCACCCTCGACCGTCCCCGGCTGGGATCCATCGTCTTCGCCGACCCCGAGCGACTCGCCCTCCTCAACTCGATCGTGCACCCCCTCGTCGGCGCCCGCTCCCACGACCTCGAGACGGCGGCCCCCGACGACGCCGTGGTCGTCCACGACGTCCCCCTCCTCACCGAGAACGGCCTCGCCCCCCTGTACGACGTCGTGATCGTCGTCGACGCAGGACCCGACACCCAGCTCGACCGGCTCGTCCGGCTGCGAGGCATGACGGAGGAGGACGCCCGCGCCCGCATGGCCGCCCAGGCGACCCGTGAGAACCGCCGGGCGATCGCCGACATCGTGATCGACAACGACGTGCCGTGGGCGGAACTCGAACAACGCGTGCAGGACGTCTGGGACGACCTCGTGCGCCGAGCACACGCACGGCGCGAGGCCTCCCCGGAATAG
- a CDS encoding tetratricopeptide repeat protein yields MPNTAGSTGRTPETHVIDFRAAEQLLAARDPRGAVKLLDSVIAAHPENTAARLLRARAFFAAAQLRPAELEFTVVLEREPDNAFAHFALGRTYERQGRGDQAKRHFRLAAALDPNPEYLKAARFDS; encoded by the coding sequence GTGCCCAATACCGCAGGTTCGACCGGACGTACTCCGGAGACGCACGTCATCGACTTCCGTGCCGCGGAACAGCTCCTCGCCGCACGGGACCCGCGGGGCGCGGTGAAATTGCTCGACTCGGTCATCGCCGCACACCCCGAGAACACCGCCGCCCGGCTCCTGCGGGCGCGCGCCTTCTTTGCCGCCGCACAACTGCGCCCCGCCGAGCTGGAGTTCACGGTCGTGCTGGAGCGGGAGCCGGACAACGCGTTCGCGCACTTCGCACTCGGCCGCACCTACGAGCGACAGGGCCGCGGCGACCAGGCCAAACGTCACTTCCGGCTGGCCGCCGCACTGGACCCCAACCCCGAGTACCTGAAGGCCGCCCGCTTCGACAGCTGA
- a CDS encoding DoxX family protein gives MSDTTAPLTPATDSPSVPTGGRRARIALRGLQVILALFYGIASALPKLIAHPSASEAFDTLGWGSAGMYTIGALELAGAVALLVPVLQSVAAIGLAALMVGAFVVQVTVFDGQNAATPLVLLVPLALIAWTRRESNAGLLRLARRRG, from the coding sequence ATGTCCGACACCACCGCTCCGCTCACCCCCGCGACGGACTCCCCCTCCGTTCCCACCGGCGGCCGCCGCGCCAGGATCGCGCTGCGGGGCCTGCAGGTGATCCTCGCGCTGTTCTACGGGATCGCCAGCGCGCTGCCGAAGCTGATCGCGCACCCGTCGGCTTCCGAGGCCTTCGACACGCTGGGCTGGGGCAGCGCCGGCATGTACACCATCGGCGCTCTCGAACTCGCCGGTGCGGTCGCCCTGCTGGTCCCGGTCCTCCAGTCCGTGGCGGCGATCGGACTGGCGGCGCTGATGGTGGGGGCGTTCGTCGTCCAGGTCACGGTCTTCGACGGGCAGAACGCGGCGACACCGCTCGTCCTGCTGGTGCCGCTCGCGCTCATCGCCTGGACCCGACGCGAGTCGAACGCGGGACTGCTGAGGCTTGCCCGACGCCGGGGGTGA
- a CDS encoding class I SAM-dependent methyltransferase: MRDGYKGTGPGAITPDGCAVEVYTRLPVGNEPDVIATAAPAGAHILELGSGVGRVTHALLQRGFTVTAVDESAEMLEHVRGARTICGPIEHLDLGETFDVVMLASFLVHSGDVEVRRGLLRTCSRHVAEGGCVLMQREGEDYHTDLPRERVYPSGFTTRIVSAEPAGDGVRSVHAEYEFSGAVWTQTFLSRPLTREQFEEALAEAGLRVDRYLTEDRVWVRAVPMTAR, encoded by the coding sequence ATGCGCGACGGATACAAGGGAACCGGCCCCGGTGCGATCACCCCCGACGGCTGCGCGGTCGAGGTCTACACCCGGCTCCCGGTCGGGAACGAGCCGGACGTCATCGCGACGGCGGCACCCGCCGGCGCCCACATCCTCGAGCTCGGCAGCGGCGTCGGGCGAGTGACCCACGCGCTGCTGCAGCGAGGATTCACCGTCACCGCCGTCGACGAATCCGCCGAGATGCTGGAACACGTCCGCGGAGCACGCACGATATGCGGTCCCATCGAGCACCTCGACCTGGGCGAGACGTTCGACGTGGTCATGCTCGCCTCCTTCCTCGTGCACAGCGGAGACGTCGAGGTCCGGCGCGGGCTGCTGCGCACGTGCTCACGCCATGTCGCCGAGGGCGGATGCGTGCTGATGCAACGCGAGGGCGAGGACTACCACACCGACCTGCCCCGCGAACGGGTCTACCCCAGCGGCTTCACGACGCGGATCGTCTCCGCCGAGCCCGCCGGGGACGGCGTCCGCTCCGTGCACGCGGAGTACGAGTTCTCCGGCGCCGTCTGGACACAGACCTTCCTGTCCAGGCCCCTGACCCGGGAACAGTTCGAGGAGGCACTGGCCGAAGCCGGCCTGCGGGTGGACCGGTACCTGACCGAGGACAGGGTCTGGGTGCGGGCGGTGCCGATGACGGCACGGTAA
- a CDS encoding ABC transporter ATP-binding protein yields MVTRLPSLLTATLRLARQADPRAARIVLAAEIARGAAQAVGLLAMNAVLGRLITGGVIEDRLRGAAPALALMAAVLLLAALLRAASTYATGRLEPKVERVATELYLERAAAVELAAIEDHAFHKLLDTAQYGARSSRYMISHGTRVVNALISLIASAGVLTVLHPLLLPLLVTMTLPSAWSALTNARRRYESFHTWVQHARAGHLIASLLTEPAAAPEIRVHGVGPFLLRHFRAMSETAEAEQARLARLAARTGLVAATWTGVATLATYATLGGLLFTGTMALAVAGTAVIAIRSGSASLNTLVLEVNQLHEEALFVGDLQRLYVEAAERAIPVGGVALPEDPREIRFENVTFGYPGESARPALDDVTLSLPLGRIIALVGENGSGKTTLVKLLAGLYKPDGGRILWDGVDAAEADRHRLAERIAMVAQDFKRWPFTARVNIAVGCSAAPLTEERLAASIAEAGAGEVVADLPRGLDTLLARHFSGGHELSGGQWQRLGIARAAYRRGRILIVDEPTAALDARAELEVFEKIRALAGNGQTVVLITHRLASVRHADLVHVLDQGRLVESGTPDELLAGGGVYAELYALQAEQFTVQTPARSPSA; encoded by the coding sequence ATGGTGACCCGCCTGCCGTCCCTGCTCACCGCCACCCTCCGTCTGGCCCGGCAGGCCGACCCGCGAGCCGCCCGCATCGTTCTGGCCGCCGAGATCGCCCGGGGCGCGGCGCAGGCGGTCGGCCTGCTGGCGATGAACGCCGTGCTGGGCAGGCTGATCACCGGCGGCGTGATCGAGGACCGGCTGCGCGGCGCCGCCCCCGCGCTGGCCCTGATGGCCGCGGTGCTCCTGCTCGCGGCGCTGTTGAGGGCCGCGTCGACGTACGCCACCGGGCGGCTGGAGCCCAAGGTGGAGCGGGTGGCGACGGAGCTGTATCTGGAGCGGGCGGCCGCGGTCGAGCTCGCCGCGATCGAGGACCACGCCTTCCACAAGCTGCTGGACACCGCGCAGTACGGAGCCCGCTCCAGCCGCTACATGATCAGCCACGGCACGCGCGTGGTGAACGCGCTGATCTCGCTGATCGCCTCGGCCGGCGTCCTGACGGTGCTGCATCCGCTCCTGCTGCCCCTGCTGGTGACGATGACCCTGCCCAGCGCTTGGAGCGCCCTGACGAACGCCCGGCGCCGCTACGAGTCCTTCCACACCTGGGTGCAGCACGCGCGCGCGGGGCACCTCATCGCGAGTCTGCTCACCGAGCCGGCGGCGGCGCCCGAGATCCGCGTCCACGGGGTCGGTCCGTTCCTGCTGCGGCACTTCCGCGCGATGTCGGAGACCGCCGAGGCGGAACAGGCCCGGCTGGCCCGGCTCGCCGCCCGCACCGGACTGGTCGCGGCGACCTGGACAGGGGTGGCCACACTGGCCACATACGCCACGCTCGGCGGACTGCTGTTCACCGGGACGATGGCGCTGGCGGTGGCGGGGACGGCCGTCATCGCGATCCGCAGCGGTTCGGCGAGCCTCAACACCCTGGTCCTGGAGGTCAACCAGCTGCACGAGGAAGCCTTGTTCGTGGGCGATCTGCAGCGGCTGTACGTCGAGGCGGCCGAACGGGCGATCCCGGTGGGCGGCGTGGCCCTCCCGGAGGATCCGCGCGAGATCCGCTTCGAGAACGTCACGTTCGGCTATCCGGGCGAGTCGGCACGCCCCGCCCTGGACGACGTCACCCTCTCGCTCCCGCTGGGCCGGATCATCGCGCTGGTCGGCGAGAACGGCTCCGGCAAGACGACGCTGGTGAAACTGCTGGCCGGGCTGTACAAGCCGGACGGCGGACGGATCCTGTGGGACGGTGTGGACGCCGCCGAGGCGGACCGCCACCGACTCGCCGAGCGGATCGCGATGGTGGCGCAGGACTTCAAACGGTGGCCGTTCACGGCCCGGGTCAACATCGCCGTCGGGTGTTCCGCCGCGCCGTTGACCGAGGAACGGCTGGCCGCCTCGATCGCGGAGGCCGGGGCCGGGGAGGTCGTCGCGGATCTGCCGCGCGGTCTGGACACCCTGCTCGCCCGGCACTTCAGCGGCGGACACGAGCTGTCCGGCGGCCAGTGGCAGCGCCTGGGCATCGCACGGGCGGCGTACCGGCGCGGACGCATCCTGATCGTGGACGAGCCGACGGCGGCCCTGGACGCCCGGGCCGAGCTGGAGGTCTTCGAGAAGATCCGCGCGCTGGCCGGCAACGGTCAGACGGTCGTCCTGATCACCCATCGGCTGGCGTCTGTCCGGCACGCCGACCTGGTGCACGTCCTCGACCAGGGCCGGCTGGTGGAGTCCGGGACACCGGACGAGCTGCTGGCGGGCGGGGGCGTCTACGCCGAGTTGTACGCGCTGCAGGCCGAGCAGTTCACGGTGCAGACTCCGGCCCGGTCCCCGTCGGCCTGA
- a CDS encoding uracil-DNA glycosylase: MDASDASHTPDSPGTPRARSGRSGRFAVPVEAGGGSGPALVELDRRVAGCGACPRLVAWREEVARDKRAAFADWTYWGRPVPGFGPADARLLIVGLAPAAHGGNRTGRMFTGDRSGDVLYQALYDVGLASQPTAVSVDDGLELYGVRVTSPVHCAPPANRPTPGERDACRPWLVQELRLLRPTLRAVVVLGAFGWQAALPAFAAAGWVVPRPRPGFAHGTRVRLDGPQDGDGLDVFGCFHVSQRNTFTGRLTPEMLCDVLRKAAGAAGPE; this comes from the coding sequence ATGGACGCCTCCGACGCCTCCCACACCCCCGACTCACCCGGCACTCCCCGCGCCCGCTCGGGTCGCTCCGGTCGTTTTGCCGTTCCCGTCGAGGCGGGGGGCGGGTCCGGGCCGGCCCTTGTGGAGCTTGACCGGCGTGTCGCGGGGTGTGGGGCGTGTCCTCGGCTGGTGGCCTGGCGGGAAGAGGTGGCGCGTGACAAGCGGGCGGCGTTCGCGGACTGGACGTACTGGGGGCGGCCCGTTCCCGGGTTCGGGCCGGCCGATGCGCGGCTGTTGATCGTCGGGCTGGCCCCGGCCGCGCACGGCGGGAACCGTACGGGGCGGATGTTCACGGGCGACCGTTCCGGGGACGTGCTGTACCAGGCGCTGTACGACGTGGGACTGGCCTCGCAGCCCACCGCCGTCTCCGTCGACGACGGCCTGGAGCTGTACGGCGTCCGGGTCACCTCGCCGGTGCACTGCGCGCCGCCGGCCAACCGGCCCACTCCGGGGGAGCGGGACGCGTGCCGGCCCTGGCTCGTACAGGAGCTGCGGCTGCTGCGACCGACGTTGCGGGCGGTCGTGGTGCTCGGCGCCTTCGGCTGGCAGGCCGCGTTGCCCGCGTTCGCCGCGGCGGGCTGGGTCGTGCCGCGGCCGAGGCCGGGATTCGCGCACGGAACGCGGGTGCGCCTGGACGGCCCGCAGGACGGTGACGGTCTCGATGTCTTCGGCTGCTTCCATGTCAGCCAACGCAACACCTTCACCGGTCGGCTCACCCCCGAGATGCTGTGCGACGTGCTGCGGAAGGCCGCGGGGGCGGCGGGACCGGAGTAG